Genomic DNA from Streptomyces sp. NBC_01571:
CGACGATCACGTCGACCCGGAAGTCCTCCATCGCCATGTAGAGCATCTCTTCCGCGGGCCGGGACATGCGATGGATCTCGTCCAGGAAGAGCACCTCGCCCTCCTGGAGCGAGGAGAGGATCGCGGCGAGGTCCCCGGCGTGCTGGATGGCGGGACCGCTGGTGATGCGGATGGGGGCGCCCATCTCGGCCGCGATGATCATCGAGAGGGTGGTCTTGCCGAGGCCGGGGGCGCCGGAGAGCAGCACGTGGTCGGCGGTGGCGCCGCGGGCACGGGCGGCGCGCAGCACGAGGTCGAGCTGCTCGCGGACCTTCTCCTGGCCGATGAACTCGTCCAGGTCCTTGGGGCGCAGGGCCGCCTCTACGGCCTGGTCCTCACGGTCGGCGGACGCGCCGACGAGCCGGTCGGCGGCGGTCTCGTCGGTCGTGTCGTCCCAGTTCATTGCGTGTGCCTCGCGGTGTGGTGGTGGGGCGGCCGGTGGGTCGGCGGGCGCAGGTCGGGTCGGGTGGCGGGCCGCCGGGTCAGCGGGCGCGGTTGAGGGTCTGCAGGGCGGCCTTCAGGAGCCGGCCCACCTGGGGTGTGCCCTCCTCGGCCTCGGCCTGCGGGGCGACCGCGGAGACCGCCTCGTCGGCCTCGCGCGTGGCGTATCCGAGGCCGATCAGCGCGGCGTGCAGCTGCTCGCGCCAGCCGGTACTGACCGGGGCGCCGATCCCGGTGCTCGTGCCGAGCGGCTCGCCGAGCCGGTCCTTGAGCTCCAGCAGGAGTTTCTGGGCTCCCCGCTTGCCGATGCCGGGTACGGCGGTGAGTGCCTTCTCGTCACCCGTGGCGACCGCCCGGCGCAGGGCGTCGGGGGTGTGCACGGCGAGCATGGCCTGGGCGAGGCGCGGGCCGACACCGCTCGCGGTCTGCAGCAGCACGAAGGTCCCGCGCTCGTCGTCGTCCGCGAAGCCGTACAGGGTGAGGGAGTCCTCGCGGACGACCAGGGAGGTGGCGAGCCTGGCCGGCTGGCCCATGCGGAGCGTGGCGAGGGTGCCGGGCGTGCACTGGACGGCGATGCCGATGCCGCCGACCTCCACCACCGCTGAGTCGGGGGCGAGAGCGGCGACCGGGCCGCTGACGAAGGCGATCATGCGGTACGGCCTTTCGATGCGTGGTGCGGTGCGGCCTGCGACGCCGCTTGCGCCGCGTGCAGGGCGGCCGCCTGCTGGAGTCGGTTCTGCGCGACGGCCTGCTGGAGTCGGTTCTGGGCGGGCGCGCGCCAGATGTGACAGATCGCCAGCGCGAGGGCGTCGGCGGCGTCGGCGGGCTTGGGCGGCGCGTCCAGCCGGAGCAGCCGGGTGACCATCGCGCCGACCTGGGCCTTGTCCGCGCGTCCGCTGCCGGTGACGGCGGCCTTGACCTCGCTCGGGGTGTGCAGGGCGACGGGGATGCCGCGCCGGGCGGCACAGAGCATGGCGACGGCGCTGGCCTGGGCGGTGCCCATCACCGTACGGACGTTGTGCTGGCTGAACACCCGCTCCACCGCGACGCATTCGGGCGCGTACTCGTCGAGCCACCGCTCGATGCCCTGCTCGACGGCGACGAGGCGCAGGCCCAACTCGGCGTCGGCCGGGGTGCGTACGACACCGACCCCGCGCATCGTCAGGGGCCGGCCCGCGACTCCTTCGACCACGCCGACGCCGCATCGGGTCAGCCCGGGGTCGACACCCAGTACCCGCACCCCGGTCCCCCTTCGTCGATCTCCCCGGTCACCCACTGGTGACAGCTGTTTGTGCAGGCTATCGGGTGCCACTGACAAAGCGACGGGCCGACGGGTGTGTCCCGTCGGCCCGTTCGGCTGTCGGCGGCTCAGGCGTCGACCTTCTCCATGACCTCGTCGCTGACGTCGAAGTTGGCGAAGACGTTCTGCACGTCGTCGCTGTCCTCGAGCGCGTCGATCAGCTTGAAGATCTTCCGGGCGCCCTCCTCGTCCAGCTCGACCTGCATGGTCGGGACGAAGTTGGCGTCCGCGGAGTCGTAGTCGATCCCGGCGTCCTGGAGGGCGGTGCGCACGGCGACCAGGTCGGTCGCCTCGGAGATGACCTCGAAGGACTCACCGAGGTCGTTGACCTCCTCGGCGCCCGCGTCGAGCACGGCACCCAGGACGTCGTCCTCGGACAGGCCGCCCTTGGGGACGATGACGACGCCCTTGCGGTTGAAGAGGTACGAGACCGAACCCGGGTCGGCCATGTTGCCGCCGTTACGGGTCATGGCGACGCGGACGTCCGAGGCGGCGCGGTTACGGTTGTCGGTGAGGCACTCGATGAGCACCGCGACACCGTTCGGGCCGTAACCCTCGTACATGATCGTCTCGTAGTCGGCGCCACCGGCTTCGAGGCCGGCGCCGCGCTTGACCGCCGAGTCGATGTTCTTGTTCGGGACCGAGCTCTTCTTGGCCTTCTGGATGGCGTCGAAGAGCGTCGGGTTGCCGGACACGTCGGCGCCGCCCGTGCGGGCCGCCACCTCGATGTTCTTGATCATCTTCGCGAAGAGCTTGCCGCGCTTGGCGTCGATCACGGCCTTCTTGTGCTTCGTCGTAGCCCATTTAGAGTGGCCGGACATCTGCCTGTCTCCTTCGCGTAACCCATCCTGTACGAACTCCCCCACACTTTAAGAGCCTGGGGGACCCCCAGATCCTACAAGGAGCCGGGTGTCCGGTTCGCGCGCACCATGTCGACGAACAGGCCGTGCACGCGGTGGTCTCCGGTCAGTTCGGGGTGGAACGACGTGGCGAGCGCGTTGCCCTGGCGCACGGCGACGATGTGGCCCTCGTGCATGGCCAGCACTTCCGCCTCCGCACCCACGGACTCGACCCAGGGGGCACGAATGAAGACGCCCTCCACAGGATCGCCCCCGACGCCCTCGACGTCGACCGCCGCTTCGAAGGACTCGTTCTGGCGTCCGAAGGCGTTGCGGCGCACGATCATGTCGATGCCGCCGATCGTCTCCTGCCCCGAGCGCGGGTCGAGGATCTTGTCGGCGAGCATGATCATGCCGGCGCAGGTGCCGTACACGGGCATGCCTTCGCGCACGCGCGCGCGGAGAGGCTCCATCATGCCGAAGAGGTGGGCCAGCTTGGAGATGGTGGTGGACTCGCCACCGGGGATGACCAGGCCATCCACCTCGGCGAGTTCCTCGGGGCGCCGTACCGCCCTGGCCACGGCGTCGGCCGCGGCCAGGGCGATGAGGTGCTCCCGTACGTCACCCTGGAGGGCCAGGACGCCTATGACGGGGGTGCTCATGAGTGGTGTGTCCTACCAGCCGCGGTTGGCGTAGCGCTCGGCCTCGGGGAGGGTGTCGCAGTTGATGCCGACCATGGCCTCGCCCAGGTTGCGGGACGCGTCCGCGATGATCTTCGGGTCGTCGTAGAAGGTGGTGGCCTTCACGATGGCGGCGGCGCGCTTGGCCGGGTCGCCGGACTTGAAGATGCCGGAGCCGACGAAGACGCCCTCGGCGCCGAGCTGACGCATCAGCGCCGCGTCGGCCGGAGTGGCGACGCCGCCCGCGGAGAACAGCACCACCGGGAGCTTGCCGAGCTCGGCGACCTCCTTGACGATCTCGTAGGGGGCGCGCAGTTCCTTGGCCGCGGCGTACAGCTCGTTGTTGTCGTAGCCGCGCAGCCTGGCGATCTCGTTCTTGATCTGGCGCAGGTGGCGGACGGCCTCGACGACGTTGCCGGTGCCGGCCTCGCCCTTGGAGCGGATCATGGCGGCGCCCTCGGCGATGCGGCGCAGGGCCTCGCCCAGGTTGGTGGCACCGCAGACGAAGGGGGTGGTGAACGCCCACTTGTCGGAGTGGTTGACCTCGTCGGCCGGGGTGAGGACCTCGGACTCGTCGATGTAGTCGACGCCGAGGGACTGCAGGACCTGGGCCTCGACGAAGTGGCCGATGCGGGACTTGGCCATCACCGGGATCGAGACGGCGTCGATGATGCCCTCGATCATGTCCGGGTCGGACATCCGGGCCACGCCGCCGTCCTTGCGGATGTCGGCCGGGACCCGCTCCAGGGCCATGACGGCGACGGCGCCCGCGTCCTCGGCGATCTTCGCCTGGTCCGGGGTGACGACGTCCATGATCACGCCGCCCTTGAGCTGCTCGGCCATGCCGCGCTTCACTCGGGCGGTGCCGGTCGCCGCGTTGTCTTCGGGGCGGGCGGGGGTGGGGAGCGTGCTGGACACGGGTTGACCTCACTCGGTGAAAGAGGGTTTCTGCAGTACCGAGGAAACGGGAGTGGACCAGGCCACTGCAAGGGCCAATGGGGACCCGGTGGATCGTTTTCCGCCCCCGCCGCCCCTACCCTCCCCCAAGCTCTCGACTTCGCTCGAGCAGGGGGAACCCCCATCGTCCCCGGGGCTCCGCCCCGGACCCCGCCAGGGGCGCTGCGCCCCCCGGACCCCCGCCATCGCCCGAAGGGCTCGTCCTCAAACGCCGGACGGGCTGCAATACATGACCCCGGCCGGAACCATGCAGCACACGCCGACACCCCCAGCACAAGCCCGCATCTTCAGCGCAGGCCCGCACCTTCCGCACAGCCCGCATCTCCAGCGCAGGCCCGCATCTCCAGCCCGTCCCGCGTTCGAGGACGAGGCCGTTCAGGCCGAAGCGGGGGTCTGGGGGCGGCAGCCCCCAGGACGGCGGGGCAGCAGGCGGCTCAGTTCGTGGGCCGGTCAGCCAACGCGGTAGGCGGCTCGTCGTCCATCTCGAAGGCCATCGGGAAGGCGGCATGACCGGCCAGCCGGAACCACCGCACCTTGCGATGCCTGCGCAACGCCCGCGCCGCCCGCACGGCGTCGTTGTGGAACCGCCGGGCCATCGGCACCCGCCGTACCGCCTGCGCCAGCTCGCTCGCTGCCGCGTCCCCGCCCGGTGCCTCCCGCACCGCCTCCATCTGCTGCACCTCGCCGAAGACGGCCCGCAGGGCCTGGCTCAGCTCGCTCTCGGCGACCTCGCGCTGCTCCTCCTCCGCCTGCCGGGCGGCGTGCGCCGCCTCGTACAGCACGATGGAGGCGGCCGGGTCGAGCACCCCGGAGGTCGCCAGCTCCTGGGCGACCGAGGCGCGGCGCAACAGCTGCGCGTCGAGTGCGGCGCGCGCGGCGTCGATCCGGGCGTGCAGCCGGTCGAGACGCCCCGCGGTCCAGCTCAGGTAGAGGCCGATCGCGGCGAGGCCGACGAGGATCCAGATCAAGGTTGCGGTCACGGGCGGCAAGGCTACTCGGGCGTGGCCACCCGCCCCTCACGTCCCCTGCGCACGCGTCCGCCACGGAGAGGAGCGTCCGCGCACTCCCCCTCCCTAAGGGCTGTCCCGTAAGCCCGGCGAGCGCACGACGACAGCCACGGGCACCTCGCCGCGTTGTCGGATCGCCCGGATACACCCAGTACGAGGACGACCCTCCGCCTTGCGATGC
This window encodes:
- a CDS encoding YebC/PmpR family DNA-binding transcriptional regulator gives rise to the protein MSGHSKWATTKHKKAVIDAKRGKLFAKMIKNIEVAARTGGADVSGNPTLFDAIQKAKKSSVPNKNIDSAVKRGAGLEAGGADYETIMYEGYGPNGVAVLIECLTDNRNRAASDVRVAMTRNGGNMADPGSVSYLFNRKGVVIVPKGGLSEDDVLGAVLDAGAEEVNDLGESFEVISEATDLVAVRTALQDAGIDYDSADANFVPTMQVELDEEGARKIFKLIDALEDSDDVQNVFANFDVSDEVMEKVDA
- the pdxS gene encoding pyridoxal 5'-phosphate synthase lyase subunit PdxS — translated: MSSTLPTPARPEDNAATGTARVKRGMAEQLKGGVIMDVVTPDQAKIAEDAGAVAVMALERVPADIRKDGGVARMSDPDMIEGIIDAVSIPVMAKSRIGHFVEAQVLQSLGVDYIDESEVLTPADEVNHSDKWAFTTPFVCGATNLGEALRRIAEGAAMIRSKGEAGTGNVVEAVRHLRQIKNEIARLRGYDNNELYAAAKELRAPYEIVKEVAELGKLPVVLFSAGGVATPADAALMRQLGAEGVFVGSGIFKSGDPAKRAAAIVKATTFYDDPKIIADASRNLGEAMVGINCDTLPEAERYANRGW
- the pdxT gene encoding pyridoxal 5'-phosphate synthase glutaminase subunit PdxT codes for the protein MSTPVIGVLALQGDVREHLIALAAADAVARAVRRPEELAEVDGLVIPGGESTTISKLAHLFGMMEPLRARVREGMPVYGTCAGMIMLADKILDPRSGQETIGGIDMIVRRNAFGRQNESFEAAVDVEGVGGDPVEGVFIRAPWVESVGAEAEVLAMHEGHIVAVRQGNALATSFHPELTGDHRVHGLFVDMVRANRTPGSL
- the ruvC gene encoding crossover junction endodeoxyribonuclease RuvC, which gives rise to MRVLGVDPGLTRCGVGVVEGVAGRPLTMRGVGVVRTPADAELGLRLVAVEQGIERWLDEYAPECVAVERVFSQHNVRTVMGTAQASAVAMLCAARRGIPVALHTPSEVKAAVTGSGRADKAQVGAMVTRLLRLDAPPKPADAADALALAICHIWRAPAQNRLQQAVAQNRLQQAAALHAAQAASQAAPHHASKGRTA
- the ruvA gene encoding Holliday junction branch migration protein RuvA, with product MIAFVSGPVAALAPDSAVVEVGGIGIAVQCTPGTLATLRMGQPARLATSLVVREDSLTLYGFADDDERGTFVLLQTASGVGPRLAQAMLAVHTPDALRRAVATGDEKALTAVPGIGKRGAQKLLLELKDRLGEPLGTSTGIGAPVSTGWREQLHAALIGLGYATREADEAVSAVAPQAEAEEGTPQVGRLLKAALQTLNRAR